The following are from one region of the Cytobacillus firmus genome:
- a CDS encoding putative polysaccharide biosynthesis protein: MSSKLLKGTFILTLGTIISKVLGLFYVIPFYQIVGKEGTALYSFSYTPYTIFISIATAGVPLAVSKFISKYNAIEEYAVGRKLFKSGLVIMTASGVISFLILFFLAPAVAEMTLAGKDVEVSVEDVTTVIRAVSFALIIIPFMSLIRGFFQGHQSMGPTAVSQVVEQIVRILFVLAGAYVVLNVMEGSLTAAISVATFAAFIGGLGSLGVLFWYWYKRKPHLDKMLEEDKGTVDISLKEIYKEIILYAAPFVFVGLANPLFQFIDQITFTRAMDAIGEAGNAVAAFSVLNFETHKLVIIPVSLATAFSLTLVPSVTKAFMEEDRADLNRQLNQTFQVLLFLTLPAVAGLSLLAEPVFTLFYEHKDLGTEVLRTYAPVAILFAYFSVTAAILQGINEQRFTILSLLTGLLVKLSLNIPLIKLFETQGAVFATALGYIAAILINLYVIKTYAKYPFKLVLRRGTLIVLFTACMYIAAGIVYKIITVFLSPASNVQAIIIVIICAAAGAGVYFYLSFRTKLIYLLFGSRVDRMLKKLRLKA; this comes from the coding sequence ATGTCATCTAAGCTTTTAAAAGGAACCTTCATCCTTACGCTTGGCACCATTATCTCGAAGGTTCTTGGTTTGTTTTATGTTATTCCTTTTTATCAAATAGTCGGGAAGGAAGGGACAGCCCTTTATTCCTTTTCGTATACACCTTATACAATCTTTATCAGTATCGCAACTGCAGGGGTTCCGCTGGCAGTTTCAAAGTTTATCTCTAAATACAATGCTATAGAGGAGTATGCTGTCGGCAGAAAGCTGTTCAAGTCAGGTTTGGTGATCATGACGGCAAGCGGAGTCATCTCATTCCTGATCCTGTTCTTCCTTGCTCCGGCTGTTGCTGAAATGACCCTGGCAGGGAAAGATGTGGAGGTAAGTGTAGAAGATGTTACAACCGTAATCAGAGCGGTATCATTTGCCCTGATTATTATTCCCTTCATGAGTTTGATAAGAGGATTTTTCCAGGGTCATCAGTCTATGGGGCCAACTGCGGTTTCACAGGTAGTGGAGCAGATTGTCCGCATCCTGTTTGTGCTTGCAGGTGCATATGTGGTCTTAAATGTGATGGAAGGCTCGCTCACTGCAGCAATCAGTGTCGCCACTTTCGCAGCTTTTATTGGAGGACTCGGAAGCCTCGGGGTGTTATTCTGGTACTGGTATAAACGCAAGCCGCATTTGGATAAAATGCTTGAAGAAGATAAAGGAACAGTGGACATCTCTCTAAAGGAGATATACAAAGAAATCATTCTTTATGCTGCACCTTTTGTGTTTGTAGGTCTTGCAAATCCGCTCTTTCAGTTTATTGATCAGATTACATTTACCAGAGCGATGGACGCTATTGGCGAAGCAGGCAATGCTGTAGCAGCATTTTCTGTCCTGAACTTTGAGACCCATAAGCTGGTCATCATTCCGGTCTCACTTGCCACAGCCTTCTCGCTGACGCTTGTGCCGAGTGTGACGAAAGCATTCATGGAAGAAGACCGGGCAGACTTAAATCGCCAGCTGAACCAGACGTTCCAGGTGCTTTTATTTCTGACTCTTCCTGCCGTGGCAGGATTGTCCCTGCTTGCAGAGCCCGTTTTTACCCTATTCTATGAGCATAAAGATTTGGGTACTGAAGTGTTGAGAACTTATGCACCGGTGGCGATTCTCTTTGCTTACTTTTCGGTAACAGCAGCTATTCTGCAGGGAATCAACGAACAGCGGTTCACAATTTTGAGCTTGCTGACAGGCCTGCTTGTAAAGCTGTCATTGAATATTCCGCTCATAAAACTGTTCGAAACACAGGGAGCCGTATTTGCAACCGCACTTGGCTATATTGCGGCGATCTTAATTAACCTGTATGTAATAAAAACATATGCAAAATATCCATTCAAACTTGTCTTAAGACGAGGTACGCTGATTGTATTATTTACTGCATGCATGTACATTGCTGCAGGCATTGTTTATAAAATCATAACTGTCTTTTTATCCCCGGCATCCAATGTCCAGGCAATAATTATTGTCATCATCTGCGCAGCAGCAGGAGCCGGAGTTTATTTCTACCTAAGCTTCAGAACAAAACTAATCTATCTCCTCTTCGGATCAAGGGTTGATAGAATGCTGAAGAAATTAAGACTGAAAGCATAA
- a CDS encoding sporulation protein Cse60 produces MIKVKLFDHEHEKDLEKDMNHFLEKIEEKKLLDIKYNVAAVHEDEDEQIYCFTAMVIYRA; encoded by the coding sequence ATGATTAAGGTAAAGTTATTCGATCATGAGCATGAAAAAGACCTGGAAAAGGATATGAATCATTTTCTTGAGAAAATTGAGGAGAAAAAACTTCTGGATATCAAATATAATGTGGCCGCAGTGCATGAGGATGAAGACGAACAGATTTATTGTTTTACTGCCATGGTAATATATAGAGCCTGA
- a CDS encoding NAD(P)/FAD-dependent oxidoreductase: MKYDVIVIGGGPSGLMAAIGAAEKKAKVLLIDKGNKLGRKLAISGGGRCNVTNRLPVDEIIKHIPGNGRFLYSAFSIFSNEDIIRFFENLGIELKEEDHGRMFPVTDKAQSVVDALISRLRELKVDIKTDSPIQDVHYENGRVKSVELKTGDVYEADSVVIAVGGKSVPHTGSTGDGYAWAEKAGHTITELFPTEVPLTSSESFIKEKALQGLSLRSVALSVLNPKGKALITHRMDMIFTHLGISGPAVLRCSQYAVKAMKKWNLKEVTMNLDALPDIKEEPLFQEVSKKIKEEPKKIIKNLLKGLLPERYLLFLLEQNGIDPSAQGAAISNEKIRSFVKGCKSFQFKVNGTLPLDKAFVTGGGVSVKEIEPQTMASKMMEGLFFCGEILDIHGYTGGYNITSALVTGRLAGLNAAASAHTV; this comes from the coding sequence ATGAAATATGATGTAATAGTGATAGGCGGAGGTCCTTCGGGATTGATGGCAGCAATCGGTGCTGCGGAGAAAAAGGCAAAGGTTCTGCTGATTGACAAAGGAAACAAGCTTGGCAGGAAGCTTGCCATTTCCGGCGGGGGTCGCTGCAATGTCACAAATCGGCTTCCAGTAGATGAAATCATTAAGCATATTCCCGGCAATGGGAGGTTTTTGTACAGTGCTTTTTCGATTTTCAGCAATGAAGATATTATCCGCTTCTTTGAGAATTTGGGAATTGAGCTGAAAGAGGAAGATCATGGGCGAATGTTTCCCGTTACCGACAAAGCGCAGTCGGTTGTTGATGCCTTAATTTCAAGGCTGAGGGAACTGAAGGTCGATATCAAAACAGACAGCCCGATCCAGGATGTTCACTATGAAAACGGCAGGGTGAAATCGGTAGAATTAAAAACAGGCGATGTTTATGAAGCAGACTCTGTTGTGATAGCCGTCGGAGGAAAATCAGTTCCTCACACCGGCTCAACCGGTGACGGCTATGCATGGGCGGAAAAAGCAGGCCATACGATTACAGAGCTTTTTCCAACTGAAGTGCCGCTTACTTCTTCAGAGAGCTTTATTAAAGAAAAAGCGCTGCAGGGCTTGTCGCTGCGGAGTGTGGCACTTAGTGTGTTAAACCCTAAAGGAAAAGCGCTCATCACCCATCGGATGGATATGATCTTCACACATCTCGGCATAAGCGGCCCGGCAGTCTTGCGCTGCAGCCAGTATGCGGTGAAAGCGATGAAGAAATGGAATTTAAAAGAAGTAACCATGAACCTGGATGCACTCCCGGATATAAAGGAAGAACCTCTTTTTCAGGAAGTGTCCAAAAAGATTAAAGAAGAACCGAAGAAAATCATTAAAAACCTCTTAAAAGGACTGCTTCCGGAAAGGTATCTGCTATTTCTTCTTGAACAGAACGGAATTGATCCATCTGCACAAGGGGCTGCAATCTCCAATGAAAAAATCAGAAGCTTTGTTAAGGGCTGCAAATCTTTTCAGTTTAAAGTAAACGGCACTTTGCCTCTTGATAAAGCCTTTGTTACGGGCGGAGGTGTTTCCGTCAAAGAAATTGAACCGCAGACAATGGCATCAAAAATGATGGAAGGTCTTTTCTTCTGCGGAGAAATTTTGGATATCCATGGCTACACAGGCGGTTACAATATCACTTCGGCACTTGTAACAGGCCGGTTAGCCGGATTAAACGCAGCTGCATCTGCACATACCGTGTAA
- a CDS encoding ABC transporter ATP-binding protein, translating into MKLLNVEIASAGYENEKPIIHNIRFDLQEGELIGLIGPNGAGKSTTIKTILGLMEHKKGAVEFKHGVKYSYIPERPIFYDELTLWEHLDFTAAVEGLPELHYRKKAEELLKEYNLSEHAHKFPGTYSKGMQQKAMLILAMIAVPDVYIIDEPFIGLDPNAMKLFLESVDRERKRGAGILMSTHVLDTAEKVCSRFLIVHEGQLKASGTISDIREKCNLPAGSLYECFHQIAEGNGNEK; encoded by the coding sequence ATGAAGCTATTAAACGTTGAAATTGCATCAGCAGGCTATGAAAATGAAAAACCGATCATACATAATATTCGATTTGATTTACAGGAAGGGGAATTGATCGGCCTGATAGGGCCAAACGGCGCTGGAAAAAGCACAACGATTAAAACCATTCTGGGATTGATGGAGCATAAAAAGGGAGCAGTGGAATTTAAGCATGGTGTGAAATATTCCTATATCCCGGAACGGCCTATTTTTTATGATGAGCTGACACTTTGGGAACACCTGGATTTTACAGCGGCAGTGGAAGGATTGCCGGAATTACATTATAGGAAGAAAGCAGAGGAGCTCTTAAAAGAGTATAATCTGTCTGAACATGCTCACAAGTTTCCCGGAACCTATTCAAAAGGAATGCAGCAAAAGGCTATGCTGATTCTTGCGATGATTGCCGTTCCGGATGTTTATATCATTGATGAACCGTTTATTGGGCTTGATCCTAATGCAATGAAACTGTTTCTGGAATCAGTTGACCGGGAAAGGAAAAGAGGCGCAGGCATTCTCATGTCCACGCATGTTCTGGATACGGCAGAGAAAGTATGCAGCCGCTTCTTAATTGTGCATGAGGGGCAGTTGAAGGCTTCAGGCACAATATCTGATATCAGGGAGAAATGCAATCTTCCCGCTGGGTCACTTTATGAATGTTTTCATCAGATCGCAGAGGGAAACGGCAATGAAAAGTAA
- a CDS encoding DeoR family transcriptional regulator: protein MKPSTNRMLNRVKSVYMFISKRGTVTTQELVEEFGITPRTIQRDLNVLAYNDLVKSPSRGKWTITQKKVKMSS from the coding sequence TTGAAACCTTCGACTAACCGGATGTTAAACCGTGTAAAATCCGTCTACATGTTTATAAGTAAGCGCGGAACTGTAACAACTCAGGAGCTTGTAGAGGAATTTGGGATCACTCCTCGCACCATTCAAAGAGATTTAAATGTCCTCGCCTACAATGACTTGGTTAAGAGTCCGAGCAGAGGGAAATGGACTATTACTCAAAAGAAAGTAAAGATGTCATCATAA
- a CDS encoding pseudouridine synthase codes for MRIDKMLANLGYGSRKDVKKLLKDGAVTVNDEKVKDPKHHVDPEQDAVIINGEKVEYKEFIYLMMNKPPGVISATEDSQSETVVDLLEMEDLVFSPFPVGRLDKDTEGLLLLTNDGQLSHRLLSPKKHVPKTYFAVIDSEVTAEDIAAFQKGVILDDGYETKPGTLKILKSGITSDIELTITEGKFHQVKRMFEAVGKKVIYLKRLSMGPLELDETLELGEYRELTEEELDMLMNYEVG; via the coding sequence ATGAGAATAGACAAAATGCTCGCCAACCTCGGCTACGGCAGCCGTAAGGATGTTAAAAAGCTATTAAAAGATGGAGCCGTAACCGTTAATGATGAGAAAGTAAAGGATCCAAAACACCATGTCGATCCTGAACAGGATGCCGTTATCATCAACGGCGAAAAAGTTGAATACAAGGAATTCATTTATTTAATGATGAACAAACCGCCTGGCGTCATTTCGGCAACAGAGGACTCACAATCTGAGACCGTGGTGGACCTGCTCGAAATGGAAGACCTAGTGTTTTCTCCTTTTCCGGTAGGGCGTCTCGATAAGGATACAGAAGGACTTTTGCTGCTGACGAATGATGGCCAGTTGTCCCATCGCCTGCTTTCACCCAAAAAACATGTCCCCAAAACCTATTTTGCAGTCATAGACAGTGAAGTTACAGCAGAGGATATAGCCGCATTTCAAAAAGGGGTTATATTGGATGATGGCTATGAAACCAAGCCCGGAACATTAAAAATTCTTAAGTCCGGGATCACCTCTGATATAGAATTAACAATAACAGAAGGCAAGTTCCATCAAGTGAAAAGGATGTTCGAAGCTGTGGGAAAGAAAGTTATTTACTTAAAGAGACTTTCCATGGGCCCGCTCGAGCTGGATGAGACATTGGAATTGGGAGAATATCGGGAATTGACGGAAGAAGAGCTTGATATGCTGATGAATTATGAAGTGGGATAA
- a CDS encoding ABC transporter permease, with the protein MKSNSLFLRRLINSWSYQFGIFRSIADWTIMVYLIVPGTVIFGMNYRSWWLETPEWMAGMPLFLLFFLFYIFSWIGNFRPFVLEADKVFLVKNKTLFMGMRKWGFGYSLIFQAISTAAMIAIFLPFLKNRYLLDWGQIAVMLLFFISLKWSIMTVSYFLKRIEGKFKRYVVTFVLFVLLSWFSQLVYSLWSIGADFPVIIASALLISGALIRASRLLKKISALEFEVMLEQEEKTKYIKWIFMMAPDLEKPVVYMRTKPLLFRNSRRVFNKRTPITGLAELFLKIFIRNPSYIFGYFQIISVSAAGILLIPPLWIKVIVSGVFLFLMYSWLSLTWDKAIMSHPFTKKYSEKDFYFTARNRTVLALFLLSILLLGLFLGASTLILARFSFPGA; encoded by the coding sequence ATGAAAAGTAACTCTCTCTTCCTCAGAAGGCTAATAAACAGCTGGAGTTACCAGTTTGGTATTTTCCGTTCCATTGCCGATTGGACCATCATGGTCTATCTCATTGTTCCGGGAACTGTCATCTTTGGAATGAACTATCGCTCCTGGTGGCTGGAAACTCCGGAATGGATGGCTGGCATGCCATTGTTTCTCCTTTTCTTTCTGTTCTATATTTTTTCATGGATTGGAAATTTCCGCCCATTTGTATTAGAGGCAGATAAGGTATTTCTGGTAAAAAATAAGACCCTCTTTATGGGAATGAGAAAATGGGGATTTGGTTACTCACTAATCTTTCAGGCAATCAGTACAGCAGCAATGATTGCTATTTTTCTTCCTTTTTTAAAGAACAGATATCTTTTAGATTGGGGCCAAATCGCTGTCATGCTGCTCTTTTTCATCTCACTGAAATGGTCTATTATGACAGTTTCTTATTTTTTGAAAAGGATTGAAGGGAAATTTAAAAGATATGTGGTCACCTTTGTGCTGTTTGTACTCTTAAGCTGGTTCAGCCAGCTTGTATATTCACTCTGGTCTATCGGTGCAGACTTTCCGGTTATAATTGCATCAGCATTGCTGATTTCCGGCGCACTTATAAGAGCTTCCCGGCTGCTGAAAAAAATCTCGGCCTTAGAGTTTGAGGTCATGCTTGAACAAGAAGAAAAAACAAAGTATATAAAATGGATATTTATGATGGCTCCTGATCTGGAAAAGCCGGTTGTTTATATGCGGACAAAACCGCTATTATTCAGAAACTCCAGAAGGGTCTTTAATAAGAGAACACCCATAACGGGACTGGCGGAATTATTTTTAAAGATTTTTATTCGAAACCCCTCGTATATTTTCGGTTATTTTCAAATCATTTCCGTGAGCGCTGCCGGCATTCTTCTTATACCGCCTTTATGGATAAAGGTAATTGTATCAGGTGTCTTTCTTTTCCTGATGTATTCCTGGCTCTCTCTTACTTGGGATAAAGCCATTATGTCTCACCCCTTTACTAAAAAATACAGTGAAAAGGATTTTTACTTTACTGCGAGAAATAGGACGGTCTTAGCCCTTTTTCTCCTCTCCATTTTACTGTTAGGGCTATTTTTAGGCGCATCAACGCTAATCTTGGCAAGATTCAGCTTTCCTGGTGCATAA
- a CDS encoding rhodanese-like domain-containing protein codes for MDRIEEITTDELQKKLEAGEKLELVDVREDEEVASGMIPGARHIRMGTIPENLDKFDKDTEYIIICRSGGRSGNVCHYLQEQGYKVRNMAGGMLDWQGKTE; via the coding sequence TTGGACCGTATTGAAGAGATTACCACGGATGAATTGCAAAAAAAGCTGGAGGCTGGAGAGAAGCTTGAGCTTGTAGATGTTAGAGAAGATGAAGAAGTGGCATCCGGAATGATTCCTGGAGCCAGACATATCCGCATGGGCACGATCCCTGAGAATCTGGATAAATTTGATAAAGACACTGAGTATATCATTATCTGCCGCTCTGGCGGCCGCAGCGGAAATGTATGTCATTACTTGCAGGAACAAGGATATAAGGTTCGCAATATGGCTGGCGGAATGCTGGACTGGCAGGGGAAAACAGAATAA
- the pepV gene encoding dipeptidase PepV, with protein MNVLDWQKEVNKRKDELIKDTQNLLRIRSLLDEENATDEAPLGEGVKEALDFMLALGEKDGFTAKNVGSLAGHLEFGEGEEIVGVLCHVDVVPEGDGWTSDPFGAEIRDGKIFARGAIDDKGPTMAAYYAMKIVKELGLPLSKRVRMIIGTDEESDWRCVEHYFKHEEMPSIGFAPDADFPIIYAEKGISDFDLVQTGYTEEADREVLAEVVYFQAGRRYNMVPDFAKASLVVHLEHTEVVQRYINFLKKTELEGKYYIDNGELILELQGISAHGMEPDNGKNAGILMASFLASLQLDEKACQYFQFVSQYLCDDSRGRKLGIACTDDITGDLTINVGKLSYTKENGGRLGFNVRYPVTNDMGETKNKLESLIENKHFRLENFSDAKPHHVEEDDVLIQTLKKVYEQQTGDKAELLSIGGGTYARSLKSGVAFGPLFPGREDVAHQKDEYMFIEDLLKAAAIYAQAIYELAK; from the coding sequence ATGAACGTATTGGATTGGCAAAAAGAGGTTAATAAGAGAAAAGATGAATTAATTAAGGATACTCAAAACCTTTTGAGAATCAGAAGTCTGCTGGACGAAGAGAATGCAACAGATGAGGCTCCCCTTGGGGAAGGGGTAAAAGAAGCGCTCGATTTCATGCTTGCACTTGGTGAAAAGGATGGATTCACTGCAAAAAACGTCGGCAGCCTGGCTGGTCATCTGGAATTCGGCGAAGGCGAAGAAATTGTTGGAGTACTTTGTCACGTTGACGTGGTTCCTGAAGGGGATGGATGGACTAGCGATCCTTTTGGTGCAGAAATCCGCGATGGAAAGATCTTTGCCAGAGGGGCAATTGATGATAAAGGCCCAACAATGGCAGCTTATTATGCCATGAAGATTGTAAAAGAATTGGGGCTGCCATTAAGCAAACGGGTGCGAATGATTATCGGAACAGATGAAGAAAGCGACTGGCGCTGTGTTGAGCATTATTTCAAACACGAAGAAATGCCTTCAATTGGATTTGCTCCGGATGCAGATTTCCCAATTATTTATGCTGAAAAAGGCATCTCTGATTTTGATCTTGTTCAAACTGGATACACCGAAGAAGCAGACAGAGAAGTATTGGCAGAGGTTGTCTATTTCCAGGCAGGAAGAAGATATAACATGGTTCCTGATTTTGCAAAAGCAAGTCTTGTGGTTCACCTTGAACATACAGAAGTGGTGCAAAGGTATATTAATTTCCTGAAAAAGACAGAACTTGAAGGCAAGTATTACATAGATAATGGCGAACTGATCCTGGAACTTCAAGGAATTTCGGCTCATGGGATGGAGCCTGATAATGGGAAAAATGCCGGTATACTGATGGCATCATTCCTGGCGTCTCTTCAGCTGGATGAGAAGGCATGCCAATATTTTCAGTTTGTATCACAATACTTATGTGATGATTCCAGAGGGAGAAAACTTGGCATTGCCTGCACGGATGATATTACAGGCGACTTAACCATCAATGTAGGCAAACTTTCATATACGAAGGAAAATGGCGGCCGTTTAGGCTTTAATGTACGCTATCCCGTTACAAATGATATGGGAGAAACGAAAAACAAGCTTGAGTCTCTAATCGAAAACAAACATTTCAGATTGGAGAATTTTTCGGATGCCAAGCCTCATCATGTCGAAGAAGATGATGTTTTGATTCAAACACTGAAAAAAGTATATGAACAGCAGACTGGCGATAAGGCAGAGCTTTTATCCATTGGCGGGGGGACATATGCACGCTCATTAAAGTCAGGAGTTGCATTTGGCCCGCTCTTCCCAGGCAGGGAAGATGTCGCACATCAAAAAGATGAATATATGTTTATTGAGGATTTGTTAAAGGCAGCAGCCATTTATGCACAGGCGATTTATGAACTTGCGAAATAA
- a CDS encoding M48 family metallopeptidase, with protein MEAHTLRDRLVYPKESIYFAFVALFSIVSYIFLAFSIIGIVIIFTLILVSLLFHGIMMGGIRRNGVRISEKQFPEIYEKAVMTAKEMGLQDLPDIYVIESEGVLNAFATRFFKRNMVVLYSGIFELVERGAEKEVLFVLAHEFAHLKRKHVIISLLLLPAMWVPFLGNAYLRACEYTCDRYAAFYIKSFEASRDALTMLAIGKDLYPKVNKQAYMEQLQTETGFFVWLNEKLSTHPHLPKRIYALSKFFANESTIELTEPKGRVWIGAAVSVLSLTILSAGLWFGFKTLEKMDLWTETVMGIEGATALMNAASENDTDMVHTLLTDGADIEETDADGTTALHWAVSYGQYDSAALLLESGANPNVIDNYQTSPLMSAVFNDDIEMAALLLEYGADPSVKDAEGYTAYDYAKDFENIELMEILQP; from the coding sequence ATGGAAGCTCACACTCTGAGAGATCGACTGGTATACCCGAAGGAAAGTATTTATTTTGCATTTGTTGCTTTATTTAGTATTGTGTCTTATATTTTTCTCGCATTTTCTATTATTGGGATTGTTATTATTTTTACTTTGATCCTTGTATCTCTCTTGTTCCATGGGATTATGATGGGTGGCATCAGAAGAAACGGGGTAAGAATAAGTGAGAAACAGTTTCCGGAGATTTATGAAAAAGCAGTAATGACTGCGAAGGAAATGGGTTTACAGGATCTGCCGGATATTTACGTCATTGAGTCTGAAGGGGTTCTAAATGCCTTTGCCACCAGATTTTTCAAAAGAAATATGGTTGTCTTATATTCTGGTATTTTTGAGCTGGTTGAGCGGGGAGCTGAAAAGGAAGTGCTGTTCGTCCTGGCCCATGAGTTCGCTCATTTAAAAAGAAAACATGTTATCATAAGTCTCCTCCTGCTTCCTGCTATGTGGGTTCCCTTCCTGGGGAATGCGTACCTGAGAGCTTGCGAGTATACATGTGATCGTTATGCTGCCTTTTATATAAAATCTTTTGAAGCATCAAGGGATGCTTTAACCATGCTTGCCATTGGAAAAGACCTTTATCCTAAGGTCAATAAACAGGCATATATGGAGCAGCTTCAAACAGAAACTGGATTTTTTGTCTGGCTGAATGAAAAACTATCCACGCATCCCCACTTGCCAAAAAGAATATATGCCCTATCGAAGTTTTTTGCCAATGAATCTACAATTGAATTAACAGAACCGAAGGGCAGAGTTTGGATTGGAGCAGCAGTGTCAGTCCTGTCTTTGACGATTTTATCCGCAGGACTCTGGTTTGGCTTTAAAACACTTGAAAAAATGGATTTATGGACTGAAACAGTTATGGGGATTGAAGGTGCCACAGCACTAATGAACGCAGCGAGCGAAAATGATACTGACATGGTTCACACATTATTGACTGATGGTGCGGATATTGAAGAAACGGATGCAGACGGGACTACTGCATTACACTGGGCTGTTTCTTATGGCCAGTATGACAGCGCTGCTCTTCTGCTCGAAAGCGGGGCCAACCCTAATGTGATCGATAACTATCAAACCTCTCCTTTAATGAGTGCAGTGTTTAATGATGATATTGAAATGGCTGCGCTGCTTCTGGAGTATGGCGCTGATCCCTCTGTGAAAGATGCCGAGGGCTATACAGCCTATGATTACGCAAAGGACTTTGAAAATATAGAATTAATGGAAATCCTCCAGCCATAA
- the dat gene encoding D-amino-acid transaminase — protein sequence MEYVILNGDLIERSEAKVDIEDRGYQFGDGVYEVIRIYNGKMFTADEHLERLLESGRKIELSIPYSKDQLKQMIIEMIERNNLELGIVYMQFSRGTSPRNHAYPGADVSPVLTAYTRETTRPVESMRNGVKAILIEDIRWLRCDIKSLNLLGNIMAKQKAAQSGCFEAIQHRGDTVTEGSSSNIAIVKDGTLYTHPATNLILNGITRRKINEICRENGIALEESAFTKEDLLSADEVFMSSTSAEVTPIIEIEGKLIGNGSPGPITNKLQNLFEEAIEKQCGSLTDKIR from the coding sequence ATGGAATATGTCATTTTGAATGGTGACTTGATCGAACGCTCAGAAGCGAAAGTGGATATCGAGGACCGGGGCTATCAATTTGGTGATGGCGTCTATGAAGTAATCCGCATCTATAACGGAAAAATGTTTACGGCAGATGAGCATCTTGAAAGGCTGCTTGAAAGCGGCCGGAAAATAGAGCTGAGCATTCCTTATTCCAAGGATCAGCTTAAACAGATGATTATAGAGATGATTGAGAGAAACAATCTTGAACTGGGTATTGTTTATATGCAATTTTCCAGGGGGACTTCTCCTAGAAACCATGCATATCCTGGTGCAGATGTTTCACCGGTGCTTACCGCCTACACCCGTGAAACCACAAGGCCGGTTGAATCAATGAGAAATGGCGTTAAAGCTATTCTCATTGAAGACATCCGCTGGCTGCGATGTGATATAAAGAGCCTGAATTTGCTGGGCAACATCATGGCGAAGCAAAAAGCAGCCCAATCCGGCTGCTTTGAAGCCATTCAGCATCGCGGGGATACAGTGACTGAGGGAAGTTCTTCCAATATAGCCATAGTAAAGGATGGAACACTTTATACACACCCTGCAACAAATTTGATCCTAAATGGCATTACCCGCCGCAAGATCAATGAGATCTGCAGGGAAAATGGAATAGCACTTGAAGAGTCAGCTTTTACTAAGGAAGATTTACTGTCCGCAGATGAAGTCTTTATGTCCAGCACCTCAGCTGAAGTTACTCCGATTATCGAGATTGAAGGAAAGCTGATTGGAAATGGAAGTCCAGGCCCTATCACAAATAAATTACAAAACCTTTTTGAAGAGGCTATTGAAAAACAGTGCGGCAGTTTGACTGATAAAATCAGGTAA